The Sandaracinaceae bacterium genome contains a region encoding:
- the bioF gene encoding 8-amino-7-oxononanoate synthase, with amino-acid sequence MSLQDDSRRRLADLETRGLLRRPRVVDGPQQATLQIAQRPLLCFSSNNYLGFANHPQLIAAGVRAMQETGVGAGASRLISGNMAAHEAAETALADYVALPAARLFSTGYAANVGSLQALAEAGDVIYSDALNHASLIDGCRLSRARVERYRHTDLDHLRDLLRATRQSARRAFIVTDALFSMDGDLAPLAALRVLADEFEAHLYVDEAHSVGVLGPAGRGACAAAGVRPDVLIGTLGKAFGLAGAFAASDRDTVDWLYNRARSFVFSTGPQPSLAAQVVAAVPLLHGADAERARLQRHSQRLREHLRAAGHDVPMLATPIVPLLLGTEASALTVAAALLERGIFVPAIRPPTVPPGTARLRIVPTAAHTDDQLDALMTALSECTA; translated from the coding sequence ATGTCCCTGCAGGATGACTCCCGGCGGCGCCTAGCCGACCTCGAAACCCGTGGTCTCTTGCGTCGACCACGCGTCGTCGATGGCCCCCAGCAGGCCACTCTCCAGATCGCCCAGCGCCCCCTGCTGTGCTTCTCGAGCAACAACTACCTCGGCTTCGCCAACCACCCGCAGCTGATCGCAGCCGGCGTGCGAGCGATGCAGGAGACCGGCGTGGGTGCAGGCGCCAGCCGCCTCATCTCGGGCAACATGGCAGCCCACGAAGCCGCGGAGACCGCCCTCGCCGACTACGTCGCCCTACCCGCAGCGCGCCTGTTCTCGACGGGCTACGCGGCCAACGTGGGGAGCCTCCAGGCGCTCGCCGAAGCAGGCGACGTGATCTACTCGGACGCCTTGAACCACGCGAGCCTGATCGATGGCTGCCGCTTGAGCCGCGCCCGTGTCGAACGTTACCGCCACACGGACCTCGACCACCTCCGCGACCTGCTGCGGGCGACCCGGCAGAGCGCGCGCCGTGCCTTCATCGTCACCGACGCCCTGTTCAGCATGGACGGAGACCTCGCCCCCCTCGCCGCCCTGCGTGTCCTGGCGGACGAGTTCGAAGCGCACCTGTACGTGGACGAGGCACACTCCGTGGGTGTCCTAGGCCCCGCCGGTCGCGGCGCCTGCGCAGCAGCGGGGGTGCGACCCGACGTGTTGATCGGCACGCTCGGCAAGGCGTTCGGCCTGGCGGGTGCGTTCGCCGCGAGCGACCGTGACACCGTGGACTGGCTGTACAACCGAGCGCGCAGCTTCGTCTTCTCCACCGGGCCCCAGCCCAGCCTGGCCGCGCAGGTCGTCGCCGCCGTCCCCCTGCTCCATGGCGCCGACGCCGAGCGCGCCCGCCTGCAGCGCCACAGCCAGCGTCTCCGCGAACACCTCCGCGCGGCCGGTCATGACGTCCCCATGCTGGCCACCCCCATCGTGCCGCTGCTCCTCGGCACCGAGGCCAGTGCGCTCACGGTGGCCGCAGCACTGCTCGAGCGCGGCATCTTCGTCCCCGCCATCCGCCCTCCCACGGTCCCGCCCGGAACCGCGCGCCTGCGCATCGTGCCGACCGCGGCCCACACGGACGACCAGCTGGACGCCCTCATGACGGCCCTCTCGGAGTGCACCGCGTGA
- the bioD gene encoding dethiobiotin synthase, protein MKGFFVTGTGTNEGKTFVTRGLARHLRRRGVDVAALKPLETGVDPTPVDAQALAHACGRPELADLPGFYRACAPLSPFSATMRGEPPVPPTSSLITSLDQVVCDIMLVEGAGGVLVPLDAKRTIADLIAALRIPSLLVARNGLGVISHVCCAHEALAHRQLSIAAVVLTEHGPADTSQDDNLQALRALLPTPVVRFPSAPNDDDALAIAATELASLLVRNMYLQ, encoded by the coding sequence GTGAAGGGCTTCTTCGTCACCGGGACGGGCACCAACGAAGGCAAGACCTTCGTCACCCGCGGCCTCGCCCGCCACCTGCGGCGACGCGGAGTGGACGTCGCCGCACTGAAGCCGCTGGAGACCGGGGTCGACCCCACGCCTGTCGACGCCCAGGCGCTCGCACACGCCTGCGGTCGCCCCGAGCTCGCCGACCTGCCCGGCTTCTACCGCGCCTGCGCACCCCTCTCGCCGTTCAGCGCAACCATGCGCGGAGAGCCCCCCGTGCCCCCCACCAGCAGCCTGATCACCAGCCTCGACCAGGTCGTCTGCGACATCATGCTGGTGGAAGGAGCGGGCGGCGTCCTCGTGCCCCTCGACGCAAAGCGCACCATCGCCGACCTCATCGCGGCGCTCCGCATCCCATCCCTGCTCGTGGCTCGCAACGGCCTCGGCGTCATCAGCCACGTCTGCTGCGCCCACGAAGCCCTCGCCCACCGCCAGCTGTCCATCGCCGCCGTCGTCCTGACCGAGCACGGCCCGGCCGACACCTCCCAAGACGACAACCTCCAGGCCCTCCGCGCCCTGCTCCCCACCCCCGTCGTCCGCTTCCCCAGCGCCCCCAACGACGACGACGCGCTGGCCATCGCGGCCACGGAGCTAGCCAGCCTGCTCGTTCGGAACATGTATCTCCAATGA